A window of the Candidatus Abyssobacteria bacterium SURF_5 genome harbors these coding sequences:
- a CDS encoding ABC transporter permease, whose amino-acid sequence MSVRRIVAISRKEWREVVRDRLFFSLAFLVPIMLMLLFGYGFSMDVEHIPFAVVDEDGSSMSRDYAYCFVSSRYFDFVGYLRNEREIGPLLMENKIRTAITIPEHFQKNLLTSHPAQVQTIIDGTFPFRSQITKAYVTAVNNAFSMELAIRNLSSVRGVPGNKSQQLMEPVKLEVRYLYNQSVKSAWSITPNLLMVILFMTTPLFTALGVVRERESGAIYNIYSSTVSRLEFLIGKLAPYMTISAMNAIVLWLLATGLFRAPFKGNIVFFFIVSLIYVICTTGIGLMVSVLVRTQIAAMIVTTILTVLPSVLYSGLLIPVESISKGGQIIAHMLPSMYYSNIVAGSFLKGVGPRILWVDVVALAAYAIVLFLAGYCFFTKRPRI is encoded by the coding sequence ATAAGCGTTAGGCGGATAGTTGCCATCAGTCGGAAGGAATGGCGCGAGGTCGTTCGCGATCGGCTCTTCTTCTCTCTGGCCTTTCTCGTCCCAATCATGCTGATGCTGCTATTTGGCTATGGCTTCTCGATGGACGTGGAACATATCCCTTTCGCAGTCGTGGACGAAGACGGCAGCTCAATGAGCCGGGACTATGCTTACTGTTTCGTGAGTTCGCGCTATTTTGACTTTGTGGGCTATTTACGGAATGAGCGCGAAATCGGCCCGCTCTTGATGGAGAATAAGATCCGTACCGCAATCACCATTCCCGAGCATTTTCAGAAGAATCTCCTGACCTCTCATCCGGCTCAGGTGCAAACGATCATTGATGGAACCTTTCCTTTCCGCTCCCAGATCACCAAGGCTTACGTGACAGCCGTAAACAACGCGTTTAGCATGGAGTTGGCGATCCGCAACCTGTCCAGCGTGCGCGGTGTTCCCGGCAACAAGTCGCAGCAATTGATGGAGCCGGTCAAACTGGAGGTCCGGTACCTGTACAACCAGAGTGTGAAGAGTGCCTGGTCTATCACTCCGAATCTTTTGATGGTGATACTGTTTATGACAACTCCCCTCTTCACTGCGCTGGGTGTGGTTCGCGAAAGAGAGAGCGGCGCCATCTACAACATATATTCGTCAACAGTGAGCCGCTTGGAATTCCTGATAGGCAAACTTGCCCCATATATGACAATTTCCGCCATGAATGCAATAGTGCTGTGGCTCCTGGCAACCGGCCTGTTTCGAGCCCCGTTCAAGGGGAATATAGTCTTCTTCTTTATCGTTTCCCTCATTTATGTGATCTGCACGACTGGCATCGGTCTGATGGTGTCGGTGTTGGTCAGGACACAGATAGCGGCGATGATCGTGACCACAATCCTGACTGTGTTGCCGTCGGTACTATATTCAGGCCTGCTGATACCGGTAGAATCCATAAGCAAGGGCGGCCAGATTATCGCCCATATGCTTCCGTCGATGTATTACAGCAATATTGTCGCGGGGAGTTTCCTCAAGGGAGTTGGCCCACGGATCCTGTGGGTAGACGTTGTTGCGCTGGCCGCCTATGCAATTGTCTTATTCTTGGCGGGTTATTGCTTCTTTACCAAAAGGCCACGTATATGA
- a CDS encoding ABC transporter permease, which yields MNGQFTSFLSRRIISFRRIRVMTVKELLQLLRDTVLMGFIVYAFLGDVYLAGSGVKLQLTQAATVVNDADHSFASRDLIQRFQLPYFRLDGQVKNGREGVDLMDRGKAMVVIDIPPQFEQSLLKGEPTSVQMHVDTTNSVPGLLAGSYAMQIVAQYGLETSWKRLGYTIDGPPTGPMVLNKHRVWFNPNQNETWFMSILELSNVITVLAILLPGAAMVREKERGTIEQLLVSPLTPFEIMVPKVLAMSVMILLGTALSILLILEPVFHIPIEGSLFLFFAVTSLYVFTLAGFGLFAATIGRNLAEVGMLTILIVLPMIFPGAWTPPEAMPKWMLILTLLSPLHYYTDVSYGIFLKGAGLGILWDSVVCIILLGGAVFGFGLWRFRRQFG from the coding sequence ATGAATGGTCAATTCACATCGTTCCTGAGCAGAAGAATCATTTCTTTTCGAAGAATACGAGTTATGACTGTTAAGGAACTATTGCAACTCTTGCGAGATACCGTACTGATGGGCTTCATCGTTTATGCATTCCTGGGGGATGTTTACCTTGCCGGGTCCGGAGTCAAGTTGCAGTTGACTCAGGCAGCCACGGTAGTCAACGACGCAGATCATAGCTTTGCATCGCGCGACCTCATTCAACGCTTCCAGTTGCCATATTTTCGACTGGACGGACAGGTCAAAAATGGCAGAGAGGGTGTCGACCTGATGGACCGCGGCAAAGCGATGGTAGTAATCGATATCCCTCCGCAGTTTGAGCAATCACTGCTTAAGGGTGAACCCACATCCGTCCAAATGCACGTGGATACAACCAATTCCGTACCCGGTTTACTGGCTGGCTCTTACGCCATGCAGATCGTGGCTCAGTACGGGTTGGAAACAAGTTGGAAGCGGCTAGGATACACCATCGATGGTCCACCAACAGGGCCGATGGTTCTGAACAAGCATCGAGTATGGTTTAATCCGAATCAGAATGAAACGTGGTTTATGTCAATTTTGGAATTATCAAACGTCATAACTGTGTTGGCAATTTTGCTCCCTGGAGCGGCCATGGTCCGTGAGAAAGAAAGAGGAACAATCGAGCAACTTCTCGTTTCTCCGCTTACCCCTTTCGAAATCATGGTTCCCAAGGTATTAGCAATGAGTGTCATGATTCTTTTGGGAACGGCTCTGAGCATTCTTCTCATACTGGAGCCAGTCTTTCATATCCCTATTGAGGGAAGCCTGTTCCTTTTCTTCGCGGTCACCTCTTTGTATGTTTTTACTCTTGCCGGGTTCGGCTTGTTTGCCGCCACGATTGGCCGCAATTTGGCGGAGGTCGGTATGCTGACCATCTTGATCGTCTTGCCCATGATCTTTCCGGGCGCTTGGACCCCTCCCGAGGCAATGCCGAAATGGATGCTTATCTTAACCCTGCTCTCTCCCCTTCATTACTACACGGACGTAAGCTATGGAATCTTCCTCAAGGGAGCCGGGTTAGGCATACTGTGGGATTCAGTGGTGTGCATTATATTGCTGGGTGGTGCAGTGTTTGGTTTCGGCCTTTGGCGATTCCGACGCCAGTTCGGCTAG
- a CDS encoding 3-hydroxyacyl-CoA dehydrogenase family protein, which yields MQANEVKKALIVGAGVMGHSIAQVFAQAGIDVALVDVDEKTLQHALQLIEHNLETLAELGKLSIPPRAVLEKIHISTDLISAAKGAEFALEAVAEVPDVKRKVFEILDEACPPEAILASNTSTLDIFEIIRVSRPDRLITAHWFAPPHIIPLVEVAPGPETAPEVVKFTADLMKRLGKTPVVMKKFVPGYIVNRIQNYISFVVFDMLQNGLADPEQIDLAVKLSLGVRLPTVGVVQTMDFTGLDLVRQITRNNGLENRLIEEKVARGHLGAKTSKGLYDYGGRTEEEILKKRDRLYLGVLDHLQQTTEFKPV from the coding sequence ATGCAGGCAAATGAAGTCAAGAAAGCCCTCATCGTCGGCGCCGGCGTGATGGGTCATTCCATCGCACAGGTGTTCGCTCAGGCCGGCATCGACGTCGCTCTTGTTGATGTTGACGAAAAAACCCTGCAACACGCCCTTCAACTGATCGAGCACAACCTCGAGACGCTGGCGGAACTCGGAAAGCTGTCAATCCCGCCGCGAGCGGTCCTGGAAAAAATCCATATATCCACCGACCTCATCTCCGCCGCCAAGGGCGCCGAATTCGCGCTCGAGGCCGTCGCCGAGGTGCCTGATGTGAAGAGAAAAGTTTTTGAAATCCTTGATGAAGCCTGTCCGCCCGAAGCGATTCTGGCCAGTAACACTTCCACCCTGGACATCTTCGAGATTATCCGCGTCAGCCGCCCGGATCGCCTCATTACCGCACATTGGTTCGCGCCGCCACACATCATTCCGCTGGTCGAAGTCGCGCCCGGCCCCGAGACTGCGCCGGAAGTTGTGAAATTCACCGCCGACCTGATGAAGCGGCTCGGCAAGACCCCCGTCGTCATGAAGAAGTTCGTGCCCGGCTACATCGTCAACCGCATCCAGAATTATATCTCGTTCGTGGTATTCGACATGCTTCAAAACGGGCTGGCCGATCCCGAGCAGATCGATCTTGCCGTCAAACTCAGCCTCGGCGTCCGGCTCCCGACCGTGGGCGTCGTGCAGACCATGGATTTCACCGGCCTCGACCTCGTCCGCCAGATCACGCGCAACAACGGACTCGAAAACAGGCTCATCGAGGAAAAAGTGGCGCGCGGCCATCTCGGCGCCAAAACCTCAAAGGGGCTGTACGACTACGGCGGGCGCACCGAAGAAGAGATACTCAAGAAGCGCGACCGGCTTTATCTCGGGGTGCTCGACCACCTGCAACAAACAACTGAATTCAAGCCGGTGTGA
- a CDS encoding ABC transporter ATP-binding protein — MGESSVVKELSDAPVVRVTNFGKCYRKHNAVSGVSLEVKPREIHGLIGPDGAGKSTLMKAIAGVLSFNVGEVEVFGVRIDSERAANRIKHRLGFMPQGLGLNLYPELSVEENIDFFACLRLVPKRDLSERKKRLLSITRLERFRDRTTKNLSGGMKQKLGLICTLIHEPDLVILDEPTTGVDPVSRKDFWAILAGLLRERGIAALVSTAYLDEAARFHRATLLFGGRVLAKGEPHELLALAPGTLVALQAEPQMQALSRLESNFSQVQALGPWIRAFVEKADADEATRRVRCALENVQVRELQLSEPELEDVFIALLRQQQASGRNTRLLPPPVLPGTGHSMKDTAIEAVELVCDFNGFRAVDRVSFQIQRGEIFGLLGANGAGKTTVIKMLVGILPPTAGGGRVAGVNMHGMGRTIREHVGYVSQVFSLYQDLTVMENIRLYAAIYGLSRSETRERIGWIIDMAGLTDHETDQASRLPMGLRQRLALGCALVHHPQILFLDEPTSGVDPVGRRQLWKILFHLSRNDGVTILVTTHYMSEVEHCDHVGLMHAGRLVADASPDEMKRQLEAEVGRVLEVSTDQPLEALDLLQMAGFNGASLFGKCIHVSAKAPQLAEEQVRAAMNAAGITLHGIAERPLTMEDVFVYRVMAMDRKEPVS; from the coding sequence GTGGGAGAATCCTCGGTGGTAAAGGAACTGAGTGACGCCCCGGTTGTCAGGGTAACGAATTTTGGGAAATGTTACCGCAAACATAACGCCGTGAGCGGGGTGAGTCTCGAGGTCAAACCCCGAGAAATACATGGTCTCATCGGCCCTGACGGCGCAGGCAAGAGCACGCTTATGAAAGCGATCGCTGGAGTCTTATCGTTCAACGTCGGTGAAGTAGAGGTTTTCGGTGTCAGAATTGACTCGGAACGGGCAGCCAACCGAATAAAGCATCGCCTCGGCTTCATGCCTCAGGGATTGGGACTTAACCTCTATCCGGAACTGTCTGTGGAGGAAAATATTGATTTCTTTGCTTGCCTGCGCCTCGTGCCGAAGAGAGATCTTTCGGAACGTAAGAAGCGCCTCTTGAGCATCACCCGGCTGGAGCGCTTCCGAGACAGGACAACGAAGAACCTTTCAGGCGGTATGAAACAAAAACTTGGCCTCATTTGTACTCTTATACATGAGCCGGATCTCGTAATACTCGACGAACCCACTACAGGCGTGGACCCAGTTTCACGAAAGGATTTTTGGGCCATCCTGGCCGGGCTGCTTCGTGAACGCGGTATTGCGGCCCTGGTATCCACCGCGTACCTCGATGAGGCTGCCCGGTTTCACCGAGCAACGCTTTTGTTCGGCGGACGTGTTCTGGCCAAAGGAGAGCCCCACGAGCTTCTTGCGTTGGCCCCCGGTACTTTGGTGGCGCTGCAGGCTGAGCCACAGATGCAGGCGCTGAGCCGGCTGGAATCGAATTTTTCTCAAGTGCAAGCCCTCGGGCCGTGGATACGGGCATTTGTGGAGAAAGCGGATGCCGATGAGGCAACTCGCCGAGTCAGATGCGCTCTCGAAAACGTTCAAGTCCGCGAGTTACAGCTCAGCGAACCGGAGTTGGAGGATGTCTTTATCGCTTTGCTCCGCCAACAGCAAGCCAGCGGAAGGAATACTCGCTTGCTTCCGCCACCGGTTTTACCCGGGACCGGTCACTCCATGAAAGATACCGCCATAGAAGCGGTCGAGTTAGTGTGTGATTTCAATGGTTTTCGCGCGGTAGATCGAGTCAGTTTTCAGATACAGCGCGGCGAAATCTTTGGCCTTCTTGGGGCCAACGGCGCGGGCAAAACAACCGTCATCAAGATGCTGGTCGGCATATTACCCCCTACAGCGGGCGGAGGAAGAGTCGCGGGAGTAAACATGCATGGCATGGGACGAACCATTAGAGAACATGTCGGCTATGTGTCTCAGGTCTTCTCCCTTTATCAGGATTTGACTGTGATGGAGAACATCCGCCTTTACGCGGCTATTTACGGCCTGAGCCGGTCAGAAACCCGCGAGCGTATCGGCTGGATTATTGACATGGCGGGGTTAACAGATCACGAAACCGACCAGGCCAGCCGCCTTCCCATGGGTTTGCGTCAACGATTGGCGCTGGGGTGCGCCTTGGTACATCATCCTCAAATACTTTTTCTCGATGAACCGACCTCTGGTGTGGATCCAGTCGGCCGACGACAGTTGTGGAAAATTCTTTTTCATCTCTCACGCAATGATGGCGTGACCATACTGGTTACCACCCACTACATGAGCGAGGTGGAGCACTGCGACCATGTAGGGTTGATGCACGCCGGCCGTCTCGTGGCAGACGCCTCACCAGACGAGATGAAGCGTCAGTTAGAAGCTGAGGTGGGACGGGTGCTGGAGGTGAGCACCGACCAGCCACTGGAGGCGTTGGACCTTTTGCAAATGGCTGGTTTCAACGGCGCGTCGTTGTTTGGCAAATGCATTCATGTGTCGGCGAAGGCCCCACAACTTGCGGAAGAACAGGTTCGCGCAGCGATGAATGCGGCAGGAATTACCCTCCACGGCATTGCAGAGCGTCCGCTGACAATGGAAGACGTTTTCGTCTACCGTGTCATGGCGATGGACCGGAAGGAACCGGTCTCATGA
- a CDS encoding HlyD family efflux transporter periplasmic adaptor subunit yields MIIHAYKGIIPLALLIPVMTVGYLSFDHWVQRESLPEGLIQANGRIEGDFVTIASKAAGRVQKLMVYEGDSVTAGQVLAQMDDIQVRAKVEQAKQGVAALDAQVRAERTALSKLKKEVPLNIEIAQAALSHAHSVLSEAKAKEERANRDAQRFRQLADEGIADKHSNEQADTAWTIARYEVDSASAALTQAERQLSQTKLGWNQVEAKEQELAALEAQRMRARAVLTEAESIVADMTILAPTSGVITTRMVNVGEVTPAGAPLLIVVDLDHLYLKAYVPEFQIGKLRLGLPARIHTDAFPDKPFEATVQYISSRAEFTPKEVQTSDERVKLVYATKLYLKENPDHSLTPGLPADAIIRWKEGVPWENPRW; encoded by the coding sequence ATGATTATACATGCTTACAAAGGGATCATTCCCTTGGCCCTGCTCATACCAGTCATGACTGTCGGCTATCTCTCTTTTGATCACTGGGTCCAGCGTGAGTCCCTCCCGGAGGGTTTGATCCAAGCTAATGGGCGTATTGAAGGCGACTTTGTGACGATTGCAAGTAAGGCTGCGGGGCGCGTCCAGAAGCTCATGGTTTATGAGGGGGATTCTGTCACGGCTGGCCAAGTGCTGGCGCAGATGGATGACATTCAGGTTCGGGCCAAGGTGGAACAGGCGAAGCAGGGTGTAGCCGCATTGGATGCCCAGGTACGAGCCGAAAGAACTGCCTTATCGAAGCTGAAAAAGGAAGTTCCGCTCAACATTGAGATCGCACAAGCGGCTCTCAGTCATGCTCATTCTGTGTTGTCCGAGGCAAAAGCGAAGGAGGAACGGGCGAATCGAGATGCACAACGATTCCGTCAGCTTGCCGACGAGGGCATCGCTGACAAGCATAGCAACGAGCAGGCTGATACGGCATGGACTATAGCTCGCTACGAGGTCGACTCCGCATCCGCTGCTTTGACGCAAGCAGAACGACAGCTTTCTCAGACTAAGCTGGGCTGGAATCAGGTCGAAGCGAAAGAGCAGGAGTTAGCAGCCTTGGAGGCACAGCGTATGAGGGCACGGGCAGTTCTAACCGAAGCGGAAAGCATTGTGGCAGACATGACAATTTTGGCTCCTACATCCGGAGTTATCACAACGAGGATGGTAAATGTGGGCGAGGTGACGCCCGCGGGCGCTCCCCTGCTCATCGTGGTTGACTTGGATCACCTTTATCTGAAGGCCTACGTGCCCGAGTTCCAGATTGGCAAGTTGCGACTTGGCTTACCTGCGCGCATCCATACCGATGCCTTTCCCGACAAGCCGTTTGAAGCTACAGTGCAGTACATCTCCTCCCGCGCCGAGTTCACGCCAAAGGAAGTGCAGACATCCGATGAGCGAGTTAAGCTGGTTTACGCCACCAAGCTCTATCTGAAGGAAAATCCGGATCACTCCCTGACGCCCGGCCTGCCCGCGGACGCCATAATTCGCTGGAAAGAAGGTGTTCCGTGGGAGAATCCTCGGTGGTAA
- a CDS encoding metal ABC transporter ATP-binding protein codes for MDENRILEVRNLTVKYNDHVILNNLNYYVKPGEIVAIIGPNGSGKTTMLKALLGLIPYQGKVLIFGRAPKFALNEIGYVPQRFDFDKTFPLTVSEFLGFVRLTTPQWREEVLHEVGVTHFLDKRIGELSGGQMQRTLIAKALLKEPKLLLLDEATSGVDMAAEMTFFELVEHLNKTHNLTIMLISHEVNMVYSFATQILCLNRDLVCDGRPKEAITKEVLQKLYGKDIEFRPHEHG; via the coding sequence ATGGACGAGAATAGGATTCTGGAGGTCAGAAACCTGACCGTCAAATATAATGATCATGTTATCTTGAATAATCTCAACTACTACGTGAAGCCGGGCGAGATTGTAGCCATCATCGGGCCGAACGGCTCGGGCAAGACGACGATGCTCAAGGCGTTACTCGGCCTGATTCCATACCAAGGAAAGGTTCTCATTTTTGGGCGCGCCCCAAAATTTGCGCTCAATGAAATCGGATACGTACCTCAGAGATTTGATTTTGATAAGACCTTCCCGCTGACGGTCAGCGAATTCCTCGGCTTCGTCAGGTTGACAACCCCGCAGTGGCGAGAGGAAGTGCTGCATGAGGTCGGGGTGACTCATTTTCTTGATAAACGCATCGGCGAGTTGTCGGGCGGACAGATGCAGCGCACGTTGATCGCGAAGGCGCTGCTGAAGGAGCCCAAGCTGCTTCTCCTGGATGAGGCGACCAGCGGTGTGGATATGGCGGCTGAAATGACGTTCTTCGAGTTGGTCGAGCACTTGAACAAGACGCACAACCTCACGATCATGCTGATCTCTCACGAGGTCAACATGGTGTACAGCTTCGCGACGCAGATCCTGTGCCTGAACCGGGACCTGGTCTGCGACGGAAGGCCGAAAGAAGCGATAACGAAGGAGGTGCTCCAGAAATTGTACGGAAAGGACATCGAATTCCGACCCCATGAACATGGTTGA
- a CDS encoding SDR family oxidoreductase, which translates to MRGFSGKVAIITGGASGIGKAVGEQLARKGAHVVLADINGAKANEAAESIIRAGHSATAAELDVTDPEAVKRLVDSVASENDRLDYLFNNAGVVVFGEARDFSYEDWRRVIDTNLYGVVNGVAAAYSLMIEQGFGHIVNTASLAGLVPPVGLISYVASKYGVVGLSNALRVEGARYGVKVSVVCPGLIDTPMKNSKVLNLDREKLLGAVPSLLPVDECARVIVGGVERNKAFIVVTPMAKIAWALHRLSPNLGMWLWGRQMDKLQAIRIADEVRV; encoded by the coding sequence ATGAGAGGTTTTTCGGGCAAGGTTGCGATCATCACGGGCGGCGCCTCCGGCATCGGGAAGGCTGTGGGCGAACAACTGGCGCGGAAGGGCGCGCATGTAGTGCTGGCGGATATTAATGGGGCCAAAGCAAACGAAGCGGCCGAATCAATAATTCGCGCCGGCCACAGCGCAACTGCGGCAGAGTTGGATGTGACCGATCCGGAGGCGGTGAAGCGCCTGGTGGATTCCGTCGCATCGGAGAATGACAGGCTTGATTATCTGTTCAACAACGCAGGCGTTGTCGTTTTCGGTGAGGCGCGGGATTTCTCATACGAGGACTGGCGAAGGGTTATCGATACCAATCTTTATGGAGTAGTGAACGGCGTTGCGGCCGCATATTCGCTCATGATCGAGCAGGGATTCGGTCACATCGTGAATACGGCGTCTCTTGCCGGCCTGGTGCCGCCGGTCGGGCTCATCTCATACGTGGCCAGCAAATACGGCGTCGTCGGACTATCGAACGCGCTGCGGGTGGAAGGCGCGCGATACGGGGTAAAAGTGAGCGTTGTGTGTCCAGGCCTGATCGATACGCCCATGAAGAACAGCAAGGTGCTGAATCTTGATCGCGAGAAACTGTTGGGCGCCGTCCCGTCGCTTTTGCCCGTCGATGAATGCGCGCGCGTGATCGTGGGCGGAGTCGAGCGCAATAAGGCGTTCATCGTGGTGACGCCGATGGCGAAGATCGCATGGGCGCTGCACCGGCTTAGCCCAAATCTCGGGATGTGGCTCTGGGGCAGGCAGATGGACAAGCTGCAGGCCATTCGAATTGCGGATGAGGTAAGAGTGTAG
- a CDS encoding metal ABC transporter permease, translating to MNMVDILQYPFMQRAFLAGVVLAVLLAWLGTFVIMRKMSFFSDGIAHASLTGIAIGILGSFQPLSAAIIFSILFALTIYYLERKTTLSSDAIIGMLFTAGMSLGVILISLRSGYQPDLMSFLFGNILAIKTTDVILITLLSFLICLFLLSKHKQITLIALDPETAYLEGINVNLLQIIFYIILATSVVLGVKILGIILVSALLIIPASTAKLISRTFKGLIIRSIIICEATVLAGILLSYYLDSPTGPVIVLVGTALFFFIFLYGQIRANI from the coding sequence ATGAACATGGTTGATATACTTCAATACCCCTTCATGCAGCGGGCATTCCTGGCGGGAGTGGTGCTGGCGGTTCTGCTCGCGTGGCTTGGCACATTCGTTATCATGAGAAAGATGTCGTTTTTCTCCGACGGCATCGCGCACGCCTCTCTTACGGGAATTGCGATCGGCATTCTTGGCAGCTTCCAACCGCTTTCGGCGGCAATTATCTTCAGCATTCTGTTTGCACTGACGATCTACTACCTGGAGCGGAAGACCACATTGTCCTCGGATGCGATAATCGGGATGCTGTTTACCGCGGGAATGTCGCTCGGCGTGATCTTGATCAGCCTGCGAAGCGGATATCAGCCCGACCTTATGAGTTTTCTCTTCGGAAATATCCTTGCCATTAAGACCACAGACGTCATTCTCATCACGCTACTGTCTTTCCTGATATGTCTTTTTCTTCTCTCCAAACACAAGCAGATCACCTTGATAGCGCTCGATCCCGAGACGGCCTATCTCGAAGGCATCAACGTGAACCTGCTCCAGATCATCTTCTACATCATTCTTGCCACATCCGTCGTTCTCGGAGTGAAGATTCTGGGTATCATTCTCGTGAGCGCGCTCCTTATTATTCCCGCATCCACGGCAAAATTGATATCGCGAACGTTCAAGGGGTTGATCATCAGGAGCATCATAATTTGCGAGGCCACGGTATTGGCCGGCATCCTCCTTTCGTACTATCTCGATTCGCCGACCGGACCCGTCATAGTGCTTGTTGGAACCGCCCTGTTCTTCTTCATCTTTTTGTACGGTCAGATACGGGCCAACATATGA
- a CDS encoding 3-keto-5-aminohexanoate cleavage protein, whose amino-acid sequence MALTIDNTCWKFTDNREWREHFKNWPPAIISCAITGGVHGKAANPNLPETPEEQADSTYEAYKAGAAIVHIHARDPNMNYATNSSNGEDFYKANHLIRERCPDLIINNTCSGLFNEDDQEVMNRFFAGCNPEVASLDVGMLYMRMKIKSPFPLDNPDESVVEMFKQRGLTILDKKTLQYEGVNMLGYTKTEKFARAMKASNIKPELEVFNSQSWWFVDNLINQNLLEPPYWCQLVFGQDGACSPPTVMSALDMIANMPPNSMFSAIGTGVLELPIITLSLIMGGHIRVGLEDNVYYKRGQLAKSNAELVERAVRLVHELNREVATPAQAREMLGLSQTPKQYP is encoded by the coding sequence ATGGCGCTGACGATAGACAATACTTGCTGGAAATTTACCGACAACCGCGAATGGCGCGAACACTTCAAGAACTGGCCGCCGGCGATCATCTCGTGCGCGATAACCGGCGGAGTCCACGGCAAGGCCGCAAACCCGAATCTGCCCGAGACGCCTGAAGAACAGGCCGATTCAACATACGAAGCCTATAAGGCCGGCGCCGCCATAGTCCATATCCACGCGCGCGACCCCAACATGAACTACGCCACCAACTCGTCAAATGGGGAAGACTTCTACAAGGCCAATCACCTGATTCGCGAGCGCTGTCCCGATCTCATCATCAATAATACGTGCTCGGGCCTGTTCAATGAGGATGATCAGGAAGTCATGAATCGCTTCTTTGCAGGCTGCAACCCGGAAGTGGCATCGCTCGACGTCGGCATGCTGTACATGCGCATGAAAATCAAATCGCCGTTCCCGCTGGACAACCCCGACGAGAGCGTGGTCGAGATGTTTAAACAGCGCGGGCTTACCATCTTGGACAAGAAGACGCTCCAGTACGAGGGCGTAAACATGCTCGGCTACACGAAGACCGAAAAGTTCGCGCGCGCGATGAAGGCAAGCAATATCAAGCCGGAACTCGAAGTCTTCAACAGCCAGAGCTGGTGGTTCGTCGACAACCTCATCAACCAGAACCTGCTCGAGCCCCCGTATTGGTGCCAGCTTGTGTTCGGACAGGACGGCGCATGCAGTCCGCCCACGGTGATGTCGGCGCTCGATATGATCGCGAACATGCCGCCCAACTCGATGTTCTCGGCGATCGGAACCGGCGTGCTCGAGCTGCCGATCATCACGCTCAGCCTCATCATGGGCGGCCACATCCGCGTCGGCCTCGAAGACAACGTCTATTACAAGCGCGGCCAACTGGCCAAGAGCAACGCGGAACTCGTCGAGCGCGCGGTTCGCCTCGTGCACGAGCTCAATCGGGAGGTCGCCACGCCCGCTCAGGCTCGCGAAATGCTCGGCCTCAGCCAGACACCGAAACAGTATCCATAG
- a CDS encoding TetR/AcrR family transcriptional regulator gives MARNIEAGFGRKRSQEAIQQRKHAMLKAAIKEFAKKGYADADLDHIAGEAKVGKGTIYRYYFSKEGLFHAVADDAFCRFRDFVFSALQGAEKASALEQIKETGRAVLTFFDENRVLVEIFLHERSQFRGMIHSKYLRLYSDHIHVFEDLVESCMRQGVIRRMDPRKLLDIVGDMLVGLVYMWGVRREKEPLVQKWSLVEETIFKGILMTR, from the coding sequence ATGGCTCGAAACATCGAGGCCGGCTTTGGCAGAAAGCGAAGCCAAGAAGCAATTCAACAAAGAAAGCACGCCATGCTCAAGGCGGCAATTAAAGAGTTTGCGAAAAAGGGCTATGCTGACGCCGACTTGGACCACATCGCGGGAGAGGCCAAAGTTGGGAAGGGGACAATATATCGATACTATTTCAGCAAGGAGGGGCTTTTTCATGCCGTGGCTGATGACGCATTTTGCCGGTTTCGCGACTTCGTATTCTCGGCGCTTCAGGGGGCCGAAAAAGCGAGTGCCCTTGAGCAGATAAAAGAGACAGGCAGGGCTGTCCTAACCTTCTTCGATGAGAACCGTGTTTTGGTGGAGATCTTCCTGCACGAACGCAGTCAATTCAGAGGAATGATCCATTCGAAGTATCTTCGGCTGTACAGTGATCACATTCACGTATTCGAGGACTTGGTGGAATCTTGCATGCGGCAAGGAGTAATCAGGCGTATGGATCCACGCAAGCTTCTCGACATCGTTGGTGACATGTTGGTGGGTCTTGTCTATATGTGGGGCGTGCGCCGAGAGAAGGAGCCTCTCGTGCAAAAATGGTCTCTTGTGGAGGAGACTATTTTCAAAGGGATTCTAATGACAAGATAA